Part of the Paracoccus sp. MC1862 genome, CGGGAACGAGCCCTTGGTTTTCAGGGTTTTCCGCAACACCCGGTTCAGCGATTCCACGGCGTTGGTCGTGTAGATGATCTTCCGGATCGCGGCGCTGAAGGCAAAGAACGGGATCACCTCGGCCCAGGCCCGTCGCCAGGCCGGGGCGATGGACGGGTATCTTCCGGCCCATGTCCCCTCGAAGTCATCGAGCCGGCGGGCGGCCTCCTCGGCAGTCGGGGCCTCATAGATCGGGCGCAGGTCGGCGGCCACCGCCTTGCGGTCTTTCCAGCTGCAGAAGTTCATCGAGTGCCGGATCAGGTGGACGATGCAGGTCTGGACCGTGGTTTCCGGGAAGGCGGCGGTGATCGCCTCCGGGAAGCCCTTCAACCCGTCCACAACGGCGATCAGGATGTCCTGGACGCCGCGGTTGCGCAGCTCGTTCATCACCGACAGCCAGAACTTGGCACCTTCGTTGTCGGCGATCCAAAGCCCAAGAACCTCGCGCTCGCCCTCCCGCGTGACGCCCAGGGCGATGTAGACCGCCTTGTTCCGCACCATCCGGCTGTCGGCATCGCGAATCTTGACGCGCAGGGCGTCAAAGATGACGATCGGATACATCCGGTCCAGCGCCCGGTGCTGCCAGTCCCGGACCTCCTCCAGCACGGCATCGGTGACACGGCTGATCAGGTCGGGCGACACCCGCAGCCCATAGAGATCCTCGAGATGCGCCTGGATGTCGCGCACCGAAAGCCCGGCAGCATAGAGCCCGATGATCTTGTCATCCACTCCGTCGATCCGGGTCTGGCCCTTCCTGACCAGCTCGGGCTCGAAGCTGCCGTCCCGGTCGCGCGGCACCGCCAGCGGCACCTCGCCATCCGAGCCCTTCACCCGCTTCGTCGCGGTGCCATTGCGGCGGTTGGCCTGGTCGGGCGGCGGCTCGGCCCCGGCCTCATAGCCCAGGTGCGCGGTCAGTTCGGCCCCAAGCATCCGCTCCATCAGCCGGACCTTCAGCTCCTTCATCAGCCCGGCATCGCCGAGCAAATCCTCGGGCCGCTTGCAGCCCTTCAGCAACTCGTCCAGCAACTCGTTGGAAATCGTCATCGTCCTTGCTCCTCTCAGGAAGCATGGACCGGGTCAGTCATACACAGAAGACCGGACACTCTCCAAGCAGCTCTTCGATCGCACGCTCGTCGAGTCGCGAAAGACGTCCACCACGAGCCAGCGCCTCAAACAGTTCTTCTATGGGGAAGTCTCTGTTCAGCCGCAGATGGTCCCAGATCACGCCACGAGCCAGGGCAATAGTTCCATCCGAGGCCCCAACGAAAGCACCAACAAACAAGCTGTTCAGCAACCAACGGTACATGGCTGCGGCATTCCTCCGTTCAAACGCCGAAGATCCGCGGAAACTGCAGTCCGGTTGGCTATAGACGTAATATACGATCGGGAGGACTGCATTGAGAGAACCGAGGTTGTCTCCCGTCAGCCCCATGCGGTTCAGTATGCGGAACGTCGTCTCGATCGCGACCTTGATCTTGGTCCAATTCCCTTCCATGGCCTCTATGGCTTGGCGAGTAAAATTTTCGACGTTGTAGACGACGTCATATTCACAAAGCACCAATGCCGACTTCAGAACCCAATTTTTGGTGATTTTGTTGGGCGCACCGAAATCTCGATTGATGTAGTTTACAAAACCAAAAACATCCTCGCGCGCCTTGCCGCTCGACCACTTCGAGGTAATCATCGACATCAGAAGATCGGCCTTGGACAGCTTTACGCCGCCATCGTTGGCACGCACGAAAATGTCGAGGACACGATCAACCAACTGATCTCTTCGGTATAAAGGTTTACGGCCTGTCGCGCTAGACGACTTGGTGCAGCCGGCGCAGATTACGCTCGGCCAGATTGGCTTCATACGGCGTAACGCCGTGGTGAAGGTCACGGCGAAGTTTCTCCACCAAGATGTCGATCTGCGCCTCATCTTGGTAGTTCAGGATCGAACCGAGCTTGAGCCAGTATTGCCTATGGCTGTTGCGAGGGGCGATCTCATGAAACTTGAGCCCGTAGCTGTTCCATCCCGGATGATCACATAGACGGTCGCCGGGCCGCCTTGTTCATGGCAAGATCGATCCTGGGTGAGGTCCGGGACGGGAGTCGGGCCTGTTGATCTCTCTGCACAGGCAGGCAACCACGACACCGAAGATCCGGGCCGCCATCCAGGCGGGCACGGAGCCGGCTTGGATGGCGGCCGAGCGCTACGGCATCTCCGGGCAGACCGTCTGGAAATGGTGCAAGCGCGACGGCGTCCATGACCGGAGCCACACGCCGCACCGGTTGCAGACCACGCTGACGCCGGCCCGAGGCAGGCGGTGGCGGTTGCGCTGCGCAAGTCCTTGCTGCTGCCGCTCGACGATCTGCTCTCGGTGGTGCGCGAGTTCCTCAATCCGAATGTCTTGCGTTCCGGCCTCGACCGCTGCCTGCGGCGGCATAGCGCCGGCAACTTGCGCGATCTGAAACCGGCCGCGCCCAGGCCCGCCCACAAGCCCTTCAAGGACTATGCGGCGGGCTACCTCCACATCGACGTGAAACATCTGCCGCAGATGGCCGACGAGGACCGGCGGCGCTACCTGTTCGTGGCCATCGACCGCGCCACCCGTTGGGTGTTCGTGCGCGTCTACCCGGCGAAGACGGCTGCGAACGCGCGGCGCTTGTCTCACGCGACCTGGAACGCGCCGCGCCGATGCGGATCAACCGGGTGCTGACCGACAATGGCAAGGAGTTCACCGACCGGCTCTTCGGGCTGCGCCGCCGCTCCCCTACCGGCAATCATGAGTTCGACCGCCTCTGCGACGATCTCGGCATCGAGCACCCCCTGGCGCCGATGCACCCGCAAACCAACGGCATGGTGGAGCGGTTCAACGGCCGGATCGAGGATGTCCTGCAGAGCCACCGCTTCCACAGCGGCGAAGACCTGGAGCAGACCATCCTGCGGCTCATGTCCGCCTCTGCAACGGCCAGTTGCCCCAGCCTGTCCTCAAGGGTCGAACGCCCATCGACGCGCTCAAGGCTTGGCATCGCGAAAAACCGGAACTGTTCAGAAAGCAGCCGTATAATCACGCGGGATGTGACACGTAGGTAAACCCCAGTTCGTCATCGTCCTCGATGTTGTCGGGATCCTTGAGCAGATCCAGATACAGGGTCCGCGCTGACCAGGCATCGGGATTTGCCTTACGCAAGCGCGCCTTCTTCTCGGCGAATGTGCCGCAAGGCCCGATCAGCAGCGAAGTCATGCGCTGCTGTCCATCCAGAACCATAGTGACGTCGCGTCCTTCGACCGTAAGCGGTGCTCCGATCACACCTTTGCAGCGTAGTTCCACGGCAGGAGATCGTGGATCTGGCTCTGCTTATGTCCAGTGACGATGGCGGTGAGCGTTGCCGCCAACCAGGCGTGGGGATCAACGCTGTTGAGTTTGCAGGTTTCGATCAGCGAGGCGATGAGGGCCCAGTTTTCGGCTCCGGCGTCGTGCCCGGCAAAGAGAGCATTCTTCCGGTTCAGGGCGATCGGACGGATGGTGCGTTCGACGGCGTTGGAGTCCATCTCGACGCGACCGTCGGTCAGAAAGCGCCTGAGACCGTCGCGGTATCTGGCAATATAGGCGAGCGCCTCGCCCAGTGGCGACTTTGCGGACGCGCGGGCGCGATGATGGCGCAGCCAGTCGTCAATGCGGGCGAGGATCGGGGCTGAACGGTCCTGCCGTGCGATCAGGCGGGCGGTGGTGGGGTCGCTGCCGCGAATGTCAGCCTCGATACGATAGAGATCGCGGATGAGGTCGACGCCCTCCTCGGCGATCGGTGCGGGTCCGGTGCGGGTGATCTCGATGAGCTTTCGCGCGCGCGCAGCGATGGCCCGGACCCGCCGCCAGTCCAGCCCGGCAAACAGCGCCTCGAACTGGGCATGGCTCAGCGTCATCAGGCCGTCCTTCACCGCGGGCCAGCTGAAGCTGTGCTCCTCCAGCCGCTTGCAGGCCATCACCAGCCCGGTGCCGTCCCAGTAGAGCAGCTTCAGCCGATCGGCCTTGCGGGCCCGGAACACGAACACCGTCCCGGTGAACGGGTCCTTGCGCAATTCGTTCTTCACCAGCGCCGCCAGGCTGTCGTGGCCCTTGCGGAGCAAGCCATCAAGGCGCCATCGGTCCGAGCCCGATGGCGAGCGATGGGCTTTGTCGCCACCATGATCCGCACCCGGTGCGACGGGAAGATCATGCCGGGGCCGTCAGCGCGCGCACGAGGGCCGCAAGCCGTTCGGCCGAGACGCCGGCCTCGAGGCGGATCGTCACCGCGCCGACCCTGATCTCCAGGCCGACGGCTTCGGAACAGCGCGGGCCTTCGTCGGAGGGCGCCACGATCATGGCCGCGAACCCGACCGAACCCTCCGGCGCGGGCAGCACCAGCTGCCCCGCCCGGGCGCGCGAGC contains:
- a CDS encoding IS256 family transposase, which codes for MTISNELLDELLKGCKRPEDLLGDAGLMKELKVRLMERMLGAELTAHLGYEAGAEPPPDQANRRNGTATKRVKGSDGEVPLAVPRDRDGSFEPELVRKGQTRIDGVDDKIIGLYAAGLSVRDIQAHLEDLYGLRVSPDLISRVTDAVLEEVRDWQHRALDRMYPIVIFDALRVKIRDADSRMVRNKAVYIALGVTREGEREVLGLWIADNEGAKFWLSVMNELRNRGVQDILIAVVDGLKGFPEAITAAFPETTVQTCIVHLIRHSMNFCSWKDRKAVAADLRPIYEAPTAEEAARRLDDFEGTWAGRYPSIAPAWRRAWAEVIPFFAFSAAIRKIIYTTNAVESLNRVLRKTLKTKGSFPTEEAATKLIFLAIRNFEKGGRAVRDWVAARNQLAIMFAGRLDA
- a CDS encoding transposase encodes the protein MAATLEVLPLDGGGRHRRTWPDEVKAWIVAETLRPGVTVNEVAARHGLQANHLSLWRSRARAGQLVLPAPEGSVGFAAMIVAPSDEGPRCSEAVGLEIRVGAVTIRLEAGVSAERLAALVRALTAPA
- the tnpB gene encoding IS66 family insertion sequence element accessory protein TnpB (TnpB, as the term is used for proteins encoded by IS66 family insertion elements, is considered an accessory protein, since TnpC, encoded by a neighboring gene, is a DDE family transposase.), which produces MLRKGHDSLAALVKNELRKDPFTGTVFVFRARKADRLKLLYWDGTGLVMACKRLEEHSFSWPAVKDGLMTLSHAQFEALFAGLDWRRVRAIAARARKLIEITRTGPAPIAEEGVDLIRDLYRIEADIRGSDPTTARLIARQDRSAPILARIDDWLRHHRARASAKSPLGEALAYIARYRDGLRRFLTDGRVEMDSNAVERTIRPIALNRKNALFAGHDAGAENWALIASLIETCKLNSVDPHAWLAATLTAIVTGHKQSQIHDLLPWNYAAKV